The genomic segment CATGATACTCCTTTGCATTTATAGGGTATGCCATGTAATCCCACATTTACTTATTTGTGTCCTCGTGTTGTCTTTTCCACAGTCAGCTGCTGAAAGTTTTCTTGTCTTTTGTACTTACTGTATTTACCTTGCATGACATTGAGCATAGAATTGAACCGATTGTTGATGAATCAGTTGAACCAAGGCATATTAATAGTAGTGAACAGTTATGAAATACAATGCCCAGGTACTGTTTAAATACATGTCATATGTTATCTCATTAAATCCACACAGACCCATGAGGGAGGGACTGttattttcctccattttaaCCGTGCAGCAACTGGGCCATAAAGAGGTCAAGAAACCTACCCAACATCACCCAGCTGCTAAGTGATAGAGCCACATtacaaacccaggcagtctgactccaggaTGTGTATTCTTAATCTCGATACTATGACTTCATTAAAaccataaaagtaaatattttatttattttggaggcagagtctcatctcactctgtcacccaggctggagtacagtgacatgatctccgctcacagcaacctctgcctcccggttcaagctattctcatgccttagcctcccaggtagctgggattacaggcacccaccaccatgaccagctgatctctgtatttttagtagagatggggttttgttgtgttggtcagggtggtcatgaactcctggcctcaagtgatctgcacacctcggcctcctaaagtgttgagattacagatgtaagccaccactcccagacaggaaatatttattaagcatttgttATGTGTAAGTTATTGTGCTAAGtgatttacatgcattatcttacTCATTCCTCACAGGAACAGTATGAGGTAGGTACCGTACTATCCCTATTCTGCAGAcaaaactgaggcatggagaggttaagtaaattgcCAAACACCATGCAGACTGTGAACCTGCATCTGAGTCCATAGCTCCAGCTTTTAACTGCTATCCTGTATTGCCCATATACCCCTGTTGGTATTAATTGGGGTCAGATCCTACCGGCCATTTGACCCCAGTACAGGATAtagtattctcttttcttttggtttatgTGTGCTTGCTCTTTCACCAGTGTGTTAAGGAACCACATCCAGAGATAGTATTTGAGCCTACTTTGAGCCTACTTTATGGGCCTCACCCTTAGATACTGCTTTCTTCACTAATCagattttttctagttttgggaCATTGCCTCATTGCCTCCAGTTGAGGTCAATAGGAACtatccagtttcagtttcctttCATGCTATTGTATGTGTTTGAGTAAATTCACCACCAATAATATAAGGTGACTCCTGCCTGTGACGTGGCAGTTCTCTGTGGAGGCATGAATGTGAAATATAGGTAAAAAGCCAAAGCACTGCTTGACAGATGCTGTTTCTAAGGATAGTagtttatgactctttcttttcaGTTCGTTATCAAGAGTTTTCCTTCTGAAAAGGCAGAAGGTTTTACAGTAGCAGGAGAGAGATTCTATTAAGAAGATGAAAATCAtgaagcttatttctttttttaactttctccAGAGTCTGAATGGTGTTTGGCTGAACAGACAGCGCCTGGAACCTTTAAGAGTCTACTCCATTCATAAGGGAGACTACATCCAACTTGGAGTGCCTCTGGAGAATAAGGAGAATGCGGAGTATGAATATGAAGTTACTGAAGAAGACTGGGAGACGATATATCCTTGTCTTTCCCCAAAGAATGACcagatgatagaaaaaaataagggaTTGAGAACTAAAAGGAAATTTAGTTTGGATGAATTTGAGGGTCCTGGAGCTGAAGGCCCCTCAGATTTGAAATCCAAAATAAACAAAGTGTCTTGTGAATCTGGTCAGTCAGTGAAATCACAGGGGAAAGGTGAAGTGGCCAGTACACCCTCTGAAAATTTAAATCCTAAGTTGGCTGCCCTTGAGCCAAGTAAGAAGACCACAGGGGCTCCCATTTACCCTGGCTTCCCCAAAGTCACAGAGGCGCAGCAGAAAGCCTCAAACTCTTCAGCATCTCAGAGCAGCTTACAGCTGTTTAAGGTGACGATGTCCAGGATTCTGAAGCTGAAAATACAGATGCAGGAAAAACAAGAAGCTGTTAAGAATGTGAAAAAGCAGACCCAAAAGGGGAACTCaaagaaaattgtgaaaatggAGCAAGAACTGCAGGACTTACAGTCCCAGCTGTGTGCAGAGCAGGCTCAGCAGCAGGCAAGAGTGGAGCAACTAGAAAAGACTTTCCAGGAAGAGGAACAGCATCTTCAGGTACCACATGGAAGGAAAGGGCAAGAGTGGTCTTCAGGGGTGGGGCAGGCACTTCATGAGCCTCTGGCCAGAGTTCTCAGTTTCTGAGCCAGGTACCAAATTCTGAGCACCAAAGACAGGAAATGGAATGGGAACAGTAAACTTTTGCGATGAGGGAATTGGGTTGAGTAAAGGGTTAAGGCTTCAGCACGCTGATGAGATCAGGAGCCAGAGTTGGGGTGCTAAGATAGGGTAAAATATCCAGCAGAGCCAGCGAGGACATAACTCATCCCAGGATGCAAAGCTGAGACAACTCAGAACCAACATGAATTCAGGGGAAGGTTAGGTGAAGGTCAAGATGCCACAAAACCACAGTATAGTCCAATTAAATCAATAGTTATCTTCAGGACTTACCTATCTTTTCTCTGGGCCAGATCACTTAGTCCCAGGGCAGGTACAGGTCAGCTGGTTCCTTTGCCCTTGTACCTGACAGTTTGTTAACTAGAAAGGTTAGTTAGCTCTATAGCTAACCCAGGAGGTAAGAGgctaaaaaggcagaaaatgtttttgtttctattttgagCAGCTAGCACGTGATGGGACAGATGCACCGTGGCTGCACTGTTGGGTTGAATGATAAACCACCTTCCACAGTGCCTATAGTAGGAAGGTAAAATAATGGCTGTCTCAGCTGTGTAAAGTTAAGACCAAATGTGTTCCCATCCCTGAGTCATTTGCTTAGATGACATGCTCTTACACAAAGCTTTAGGCTAGAGCAGATCCTGTCCCTGCCCAAAATGTCATTTCCTATCAGGAACCACATGTTTTACTCCCACCCAGTGGTTCAGGTAATATTGAATGTCAGAAATTCCCCATTGATTACTTAGAACTCAGACGGACCAGTCACCATTGAAGTGAataagctttttttgtttgggtTGCTCAGGGTAAGGAACAACCAGGGGTAGTGCTGGCTTATTTCTGAGCAATTTACAAATGTCATTCTGATCTCTGCCATACCCTTGAACTGGTGGTATTAGCAAAGGCCATGAGTTAAATAGGTCTTTTGAGAGTATATACTGCTTACTTGTGGGTACCTTTTTGCTTCCCTTATTCAGCCTAGACTAGTTCTTGAAATTAATAGAGGGGCGTTTATGTCTACATATTTAGATGTAGACGTTCACATCTTCACTGGGACAGAACTCTCTGTAAAGGCTAGTATGTTCAGGGACAAGTTACTGTTGATTAATATTTGTGGCTGCTCTGCACATACTTGAAGGTATAGCTGCAAAATCTTTTTCTGTACCAAAACCTTAAAGGTGAAAGGACTGGTTTAGAGAATTTCTCTGGGTATGAGTAGGTCGTATATTTATTGCTCATAGTGAAGTGTATCTAGTCCCTTGCTTATCAGCTACATCTCCCTCTGTCCACCAAGCCCTGGGGATTTATCCTACCCGCTACCACTTGTTTAAAAGTTCATTAAACTCTTGCTgcttcacacttttttttttaaattgcattttaggttttggggtacatgtgaagaacatgcaagattgttgcataggtacacacatggcagtgtgatttgctgccttcctccccatcacctatatctggcatttctccccatgctatctctccccaactccccacctcctgctgtccctccctgtttccccccgacagaccccagtgtgtgatgctcccttccctgtgtccatgtgttctcattgttcaacacccacctgtgagtgagaacatgcggtgtttgattttctgttcttgtgtcattttgctgataatgatggtttccaggttcatctgtgtccctacaaagggcatgaactcattgtttttttatggctgcatagtatacaatggtgtatatgtgccacattttccctgtccagtctgtcatcgatgggcatttgggttggttccaggtttttgctgttataaacagtgctgcagtgaacatttgtgtgcatgtgtccttatagtagaacgatttataatcctttgaatacatacccagtaatgggattgctgggtcaaatggaatttctatttctaggtccttgaggaatcgccacactgtcttccacaatggttgaactaattaacactcccaccaacagtgtaaacgtgtttctatttctccacatcctctccagcatctgttgtctctagattttttaatgatcgccattctaactggcgtgagatggtatctcaatgtggttttgatttgcatttctctaatgaccagtgatgatgagcattttttcatatgtttgttggcctcgtgtatgtcttcttttgtaaagtgtctgttcatatccttcacctacttttgaatgggcttgtttgttttttttcttataaatctgttttagttctttgtagattctggatatcagccctttgtcagatacgcagattgcaaaaatttttttcccattctgttggttgccgattcactctaatgactttcttttgctgtgcagaagctgtggagtttgattaggtcccatttgtctattttggcttttgttgccaat from the Saimiri boliviensis isolate mSaiBol1 chromosome 4, mSaiBol1.pri, whole genome shotgun sequence genome contains:
- the RNF8 gene encoding E3 ubiquitin-protein ligase RNF8 isoform X3; amino-acid sequence: MRVRLWRATRIGVTVGRGFGVTYQLVSKICPLMISRNHCVLKQNPEGQWTITDNKSLNGVWLNRQRLEPLRVYSIHKGDYIQLGVPLENKENAEYEYEVTEEDWETIYPCLSPKNDQMIEKNKGLRTKRKFSLDEFEGPGAEGPSDLKSKINKVSCESGQSVKSQGKGEVASTPSENLNPKLAALEPSKKTTGAPIYPGFPKVTEAQQKASNSSASQSSLQLFKVTMSRILKLKIQMQEKQEAVKNVKKQTQKGNSKKIVKMEQELQDLQSQLCAEQAQQQARVEQLEKTFQEEEQHLQDLEIVQGEEDLKEQLAQALQEHRVLMEELNRSKKDFEAIIQAKNKELEQTKVGLCVLQEEKEKMQAQKEEVLSHMNDVLENELQCIICSEYFIEAVTLNCAHSFCSYCISEWMKRKIECPICRKNIESKTYSLVLDNCINKMVDNLSSEVKERRIVLIRERKAKRLS
- the RNF8 gene encoding E3 ubiquitin-protein ligase RNF8 isoform X4, which encodes MGEPGFLVTGDRAGGRSWCLRRVGMSTGWLLLEDGRESLNGVWLNRQRLEPLRVYSIHKGDYIQLGVPLENKENAEYEYEVTEEDWETIYPCLSPKNDQMIEKNKGLRTKRKFSLDEFEGPGAEGPSDLKSKINKVSCESGQSVKSQGKGEVASTPSENLNPKLAALEPSKKTTGAPIYPGFPKVTEAQQKASNSSASQSSLQLFKVTMSRILKLKIQMQEKQEAVKNVKKQTQKGNSKKIVKMEQELQDLQSQLCAEQAQQQARVEQLEKTFQEEEQHLQDLEIVQGEEDLKEQLAQALQEHRVLMEELNRSKKDFEAIIQAKNKELEQTKVGLCVLQEEKEKMQAQKEEVLSHMNDVLENELQCIICSEYFIEAVTLNCAHSFCSYCISEWMKRKIECPICRKNIESKTYSLVLDNCINKMVDNLSSEVKERRIVLIRERKAKRLS
- the RNF8 gene encoding E3 ubiquitin-protein ligase RNF8 isoform X5 — encoded protein: MGEPGFLVTGDRAGGRSWCLRRVGMSTGWLLLEDGREVTVGRGFGVTYQLVSKICPLMISRNHCVLKQNPEGQWTITDNKSLNGVWLNRQRLEPLRVYSIHKGDYIQLGVPLENKENAEYEYEVTEEDWETIYPCLSPKNDQMIEKNKGLRTKRKFSLDEFEGPGAEGPSDLKSKINKVSCESGQSVKSQGKGEVASTPSENLNPKLAALEPSKKTTGAPIYPGFPKVTEAQQKASNSSASQSSLQLFKVTMSRILKLKIQMQEKQEAVKNVKKQTQKGNSKKIVKMEQELQDLQSQLCAEQAQQQARVEQLEKTFQEEEQHLQDLEIVQGEEDLKEQLAQALQEHRVLMEELNRSKKDFEAIIQAKNKELEQTKEEKEKMQAQKEEVLSHMNDVLENELQCIICSEYFIEQRDCPEGHAFRAFERLPGTGNLRWSGGLSVAMTLLL
- the RNF8 gene encoding E3 ubiquitin-protein ligase RNF8 isoform X2: MGEPGFLVTGDRAGGRSWCLRRVGMSTGWLLLEDGREVTVGRGFGVTYQLVSKICPLMISRNHCVLKQNPEGQWTITDNKSLNGVWLNRQRLEPLRVYSIHKGDYIQLGVPLENKENAEYEYEVTEEDWETIYPCLSPKNDQMIEKNKGLRTKRKFSLDEFEGPGAEGPSDLKSKINKVSCESGQSVKSQGKGEVASTPSENLNPKLAALEPSKKTTGAPIYPGFPKVTEAQQKASNSSASQSSLQLFKVTMSRILKLKIQMQEKQEAVKNVKKQTQKGNSKKIVKMEQELQDLQSQLCAEQAQQQARVEQLEKTFQEEEQHLQDLEIVQGEEDLKEQLAQALQEHRVLMEELNRSKKDFEAIIQAKNKELEQTKEEKEKMQAQKEEVLSHMNDVLENELQCIICSEYFIEAVTLNCAHSFCSYCISEWMKRKIECPICRKNIESKTYSLVLDNCINKMVDNLSSEVKERRIVLIRERKAKRLS